AAGAAACcttgcttcttctttttttcctgttcatcttcttctttttttctgttCATCTTCTACAACACTCTGTgaaacagattttttttttcttttatttagaaGTAGAAATTGAAGGTGGAGTTGCCTACCTAGTCTTCAGACTTTCAAAAGCTTCACATCATATATATTTGTTCAAATCCACAATGATATTAACTTCACGAGCACAATAGCAAGTATATAAACGACACTCAGATTTTCGAACACAAAAGACATAACTAGAAAATGTACAATGAACAATATAACATCCTCAGCAttccataaaaaaaatgaaaataaaatctcATTCAGCAATGTGGACCCAGACATCTAAGCCTCTGAAATCTTCACCACCTACTCCTCCATTTTAACAATCAGCTGTAAACTACTTTGGAAAACAGATTATTGGATGGCGTTTGAGTTCCATGATTCCGAATTCTATCCCTTAGTGAACTCCACCTTTGGGTATCTGACACTGCCAAGCTTGATCCTGCTCCATATAGAGGAGACTCAGTTCCTTCTACCACCAGAGATGCCGTTGTACGACTTTTGCTAGGCTGGTAGTATTTTTACAACTGCATCTTTAAATGTGGAAAGGAAGCAAAGGTTAAACTCCAAATCAAGCTAACGTTAACTGATTCGTCAGTGCACCATTCTCATAGAAAAATAGACTACTAATTCTTTAATCTAAAACGATATGGTTTTAGAATTCACAATCGGTGTTGCAAGTTTATTCTGAAACAGTATTCTCCAACATAAATATCCTCCCGAACTGGAACATTCGGCAATATAATGTCAACTTAGACGAGGTATTGAGATACAAACAGGAGCACCTACAAGTATATATGGCTTTCAAATGCCTTGTAATGGCTCCAAGACTCCAACAAAAGCAAGTTAGCTAGGTCGTTTGCAGTAGTAGTTACTTGACTATATTGTTCTACTGAAATTTATTGATGACTGAAGACAAAATTCAGATAAGTTTCCAATCCAAACTACTGTTTTTCTGTAGAGTTATACTGATACAGACATAACATGCGTTATAGAAGTCTCAAGCACTAGACGTTAAGGTAAGATGAAAACAAATTCTCTCATATCACAGGGAAAGCTCTCACTTTCCCCAATTGTGCATTCATATGCTTATTCGACTCCCATGTATAATAAACAGAATAAGGTTATTATTAACTAACAAAACGCGGAGTTAACAACACAATATAGCCTGAAATAAGAAAGTAAAAACACTCCCATGAATATATTACTCATTACGACAATGTCAACAACATTTAGGTTCAAACATGGGTTCGTAGTTGTCCAATTTCAAAATGAATCTCATAAGTCTATATAACATTATGATTATTATTTCAGAAAAACGAAGATTACCAGTTTATAAGTATGTATGTGGGATTCTGATCCTCCTGAAGCTGCTTCAAAGGCTAGTCAAAGCTTTTCCGTCACTTCCATTTCAACTGACTTCATTacctttgtttcttcttctcccaaTTCTTTCAATGAAACTAAGGTGTTCATGTGAGGGACGACTTGACGAAACCTTTCGCTAAATTCCACAAGCCTTTTCGAGGTGGAAGTTTTTGGGTCGTAAATGTTGAGATGGTTATCAATGTAAGTTAAAACACCGCCACTCTTTGTAACGGCTACTCCAAATTCTCCAAATTCGTCAGCGTCAACCTTGAACTCTTTACTCCAAACCAATGACTGATGTTTTTGCCGCATTTTCATGTCAGGATTGTCATTCTTCTTTCCTAATACCCATATGTCATAAAATGGCGCTTCTTCTTCGATATTCTGATAAACAGCAAGAAACAAAAACCCATCCAAAAGCCCTATTCTATCGTATTTCCAATAATAATCTTCATCGTCTCGTGGCAAAGGAGGCAGTGAAAGCGGTTCACATAACTTTTCTTCAGCCAAATCGAAAGAAATGATCGTATCAGAATCAGTGTCCAGCCAATAAAGAGCTCCATTGAGGTAGATACCTTGTTTCCAAGTAGGTATGCTGAATTCAGGTTTGAACTTTCCAAGGTTTCTCCATCCATTGCCACTGCTTAGAGTGTATATGTGGACTTCTACAAACTGGGTCCTCAACTGATACGAGATTACCACTTTGTACTCATTGGTTGTAGAAACATAACCAAATCCGCTGGTCCAATAAAAACACACACCATCAACGTCATCACAATCTCTCTTAATTTGAGGAAGAACAACATATTCTTTTGTAATGGGATTACAAATATAAGTTTTTGCTTCAATATACGGTAACTGAGAAAGACATACCAATCTAGGGATGGGACTTGGGTTGGGTTAACCCACCCAATCCATGCCCAACCCGAATGTTGGGAGGACATGGGCAACGTACatcaaaacttgggatttttgataAAGTATCCCTGTTTTTAACATTACACTAAAAAAATGCCCCCATTTTTTAgaaatttgttaaagtaccctTGTAttgaccgttttattcaaaaaacggTGAACGGCAGTTAGCAGCCGTTAATGCTTAGGTGGCAGCGTCAAAAAGTCTAAAAACCCTTCAGTTAGCAGCCGTTAATGCTTAGGTGGCAGCGTCAAAAAGTCTAAAAACCCTTCGGACTGAGTAGAGCTGAATCAACAGCTTCATTCTCTTCTAACCCTTGATTGTATCCATCCCTGCATCaattcctaacatacatctaattcaCAGTTCAACTCTGTGAACTTCTTCTCGTttcaacagcagaacccatcAATTGTATATGTCTCTGTTTCGATTTGTTTCAATCCAGGTTCAAATCTGATTACAAATCCACCATGAGACAAGATCCAAGGTCATTGAGCCACACTCCACTTATGCAATAACATACCACATGACAGTACCACCAACACCCTGTATTCCTTCATCAGCACCAGTTGCACCCATTTCTGCCAAATACAAATTCCATAGTTCCATTGCCAAAGAAATCTCGATGCCAAAACTGCACCCAATCTCCCCTTCCTTGCTTGCCTGAACTGCTGTAAATCACCTGCCTTAGACAGCTAAACCACGACTGCAACATCATTTCATACTGCCATCTCTGCCTTATTCTTTCATACTTCAGTTATCTCTCAAAACCCATTGAAAACTTTCCACAAAATCAATCACAACAGCTCGTCCAACTGAACTTCTCTCAGCCCTTTCTTCAAACAGCTGTTGTGCACAGTTTGATGTTATTGTTTTGCACCTAGGAATCACTTACTGTGGATCTTCAATTCCTGCAACAAATTCAAATCTGGTGCAAACCCATAATTGTTAATCATTCATACACAGATTTAGCATAACTCATTTCTTATCTGAGTGtggtcctaacatacatctaagatCATTATGTAGCTTCAATCATCCCCAGTTTCAGTTCCCTGCAACCACCAACAATTCAACTACAAGACCAGCAGCTCAACCTCCATTTGCAGCAATATAACATTTATGGTCACAACCAACAACTAATTCAACCTAGACCCACTCTTTAATTCATAACCAGCTTCTGCTCTTTCTAACATCAGCTCCAACACCACTGCAGATCTAATTTCTTCTCAAAACGAAATCAAACAAATACCCATTATATTCACCACCAAATCAAAACTGTAACCAACACCAATTCCATCTCAATCGAACCCATACTTCATTTTCCACCAGCAAAACCTTTTCCCTTAAATTCGAGCAACATAACTCAAATCTAAACCAAATTAACACTGCTTCAAGCTTGTTGTGTTCTTCTATGTGAATCTCAAACCCTAGTCTTCATTTCTCCTCCCTGATTCGAATTTCTTCTCCTCCCTTTGTTCTTCGGCAGCTTCAAACCTCAGTTCAGGAAACCCTTACAACTCCCTTAAGCAGCATCAACAAGATCTATCTTTCAATCTCACGGAAACAACATCAGCAACAGCTGCTTCTCTTCTCTCAGTTTCAGATGGAACAGAATGAAATAAATGAAAGAGGTCTCTCACTCTTTCTGGATAAGTGATGGGTTTATGGTAATTTTACCCGGTTTTTTGACTAGGTAACCATTGGCTCAATTACGCGGGCCCAAGGGGTGAAAGTAAACAGTGAAGGCATTTTAACAAGTTTAAAATAAACGGGGGCATTATTTTTATGGGTTTCAGAAAACGGcggtactttatcaaaattctcTCAAAACTTTGGACAAGTTTGGGCACAAATTTTATAAACCCGAGTTAAATTTGGGAAAGCAAGGGTACAAATATTTCTAACCCAAACAACCAGCCAACCTGAAGAACTATGATGTAGTtgtataaaattatttttataattggtaCTATTATCTATTTAGAGTaattttagatattatcttcacatctaataatgatcattcaataTGAAAAAGTTTATATTATTGTAAATAATCATCTGTTATTTGGAAATTTAAGATAAATGGAGCAATTAGATCttattattactaaaatttgtTATTATTGCACTAACAAACTCATATGTCTAGCGAAACTTGGGCCAACCTGAGGAACATAACTTGGGCGGACTTGGGCAGTACCTCCATGGATTCCACGGGTTTTATGGGAAATCTGGACAAAAGGATTCCTATCTCGGGTCTGCCTCGACCAAACCTTCTAACCCGCccaaccaacccaagtcccacccctatACCAATCCATTATATGATCCAACTACGAAAGTTACCCTAAACGGAGGGTCTAAAATAATCCTTCTAATTCTCTCAATTGGAATCATTGACTCATGGTActcaaaataatgatatttttccTTCCGAAGATCACTAGTCAGAGCAATGAAACCCAACTTCCCAGAATCCTCAGCATGATTAAGACGGTGTAGATG
Above is a genomic segment from Papaver somniferum cultivar HN1 chromosome 10, ASM357369v1, whole genome shotgun sequence containing:
- the LOC113315950 gene encoding putative F-box protein At3g10430; this encodes MSSQHSGWAWIGWVNPTQVPSLDCGFGYVSTTNEYKVVISYQLRTQFVEVHIYTLSSGNGWRNLGKFKPEFSIPTWKQGIYLNGALYWLDTDSDTIISFDLAEEKLCEPLSLPPLPRDDEDYYWKYDRIGLLDGFLFLAVYQNIEEEAPFYDIWVLGKKNDNPDMKMRQKHQSLVWSKEFKVDADEFGEFGVAVTKSGGVLTYIDNHLNIYDPKTSTSKRLVEFSERFRQVVPHMNTLVSLKELGEEETKVMKSVEMEVTEKL